A genomic region of Chloracidobacterium sp. contains the following coding sequences:
- a CDS encoding tetratricopeptide repeat protein has translation MINLIRKGLFVGGFLAVLAGGASGQVKRTSYDVTNYVMDVSLNPAERKLSATVDVAFTPLEEARAVAFELNGSLKVESVTRQDRTIPLIPTATPTAKKTPKPAPTPEAVVTFVQDQSNSSELGPHVRVDLGTEVAAGTPVVLRFKYSGILDTPQGGPLLSKRLAWIGDSLGYLMYAARWFPFHAYASDTATSDITISLPAGYQVAGNGERLQSAGDGKARFAQAAPALTGNIFYSRNAPKTLRYGDQELQFYAKPGNDERIGAYGETLGKALANYAGRFGQPASGKRLVIAQIDDESLEYYSAPGMIFVGNRQFEEGREATLDRLQREAAYQWWGLTVGLKTFDDAWLSQGLAEYSAYSLREGETDPAKLDALRRDLLERALTFEQTVSILRAPATLDDQSTGYQYIMFAKGAFVFKLLRDTLGRQKFDQLLRTFLQEFRGKNASIDDFEKLASRIAGQPMRYFFARWVESTGVPEFSSDYQILRTRGGKFIARGTVKQNYDNLHLPVDVELRSEGGLGSKIETLQMDEASADFSIEATGKPLAVIIDPGYKLLRISPDLRISSIARRGIEQFKEGNYPEAQQQFEEALKLDRSNSWIYYHLGLLFLDQRNYDLAIDNFKAAQGGDLDPAWLAVWSNIKMGNAYDAKGDRTRAVAAYKRAEATADNYDNAQDAAKRYMATPYDPKEKQNQAVR, from the coding sequence ATGATCAACCTTATTAGAAAGGGCTTATTTGTTGGCGGCTTCCTCGCCGTGCTCGCCGGCGGTGCGAGCGGCCAGGTCAAGCGGACGTCGTACGATGTCACAAACTATGTGATGGATGTATCGCTCAACCCGGCCGAACGAAAACTCTCGGCAACAGTAGATGTGGCGTTCACGCCACTGGAGGAAGCGCGCGCTGTCGCGTTTGAACTCAACGGTTCGCTCAAGGTCGAATCCGTCACGCGGCAGGACAGAACGATACCATTGATACCGACTGCGACACCGACCGCGAAAAAGACACCTAAACCCGCTCCGACACCGGAGGCAGTAGTAACTTTTGTCCAGGACCAGTCCAACAGTTCGGAACTTGGCCCGCATGTGAGGGTAGACCTCGGCACAGAGGTCGCGGCGGGAACGCCTGTAGTGCTGCGTTTCAAATACAGCGGTATCCTCGACACGCCGCAGGGCGGGCCGTTGCTCAGCAAGAGGCTTGCATGGATCGGCGATAGTCTTGGGTATTTGATGTATGCGGCACGCTGGTTCCCATTTCACGCGTATGCGTCGGATACGGCAACGTCTGACATTACGATCTCGTTGCCCGCGGGCTATCAGGTCGCCGGCAATGGCGAACGGCTGCAGTCCGCCGGCGATGGAAAGGCCCGTTTTGCCCAAGCCGCTCCGGCCCTGACCGGTAATATCTTCTATAGCCGCAACGCGCCCAAAACGCTCAGGTATGGCGATCAGGAACTCCAATTCTACGCTAAGCCCGGAAATGACGAACGTATCGGGGCCTACGGGGAGACGCTGGGCAAAGCCCTGGCGAATTACGCTGGCCGCTTTGGCCAGCCCGCAAGCGGGAAACGTCTCGTCATCGCTCAGATCGACGACGAAAGCCTGGAGTACTATTCGGCACCGGGAATGATCTTTGTCGGTAACCGGCAGTTTGAGGAAGGCCGCGAGGCAACGCTCGACCGGCTGCAGCGAGAGGCGGCATATCAGTGGTGGGGACTGACCGTCGGGCTCAAGACGTTTGACGACGCCTGGCTCTCGCAGGGGCTGGCCGAATATTCGGCGTATTCGCTTCGCGAGGGAGAGACTGACCCGGCCAAGCTCGATGCTCTTCGCCGCGACCTGCTCGAAAGGGCCCTTACCTTCGAGCAGACGGTATCGATCCTGCGTGCGCCGGCCACTCTTGACGACCAGAGCACCGGTTATCAATACATTATGTTTGCGAAGGGAGCATTTGTCTTTAAGCTGCTTCGCGACACGTTGGGCCGGCAGAAATTCGATCAGCTGCTGCGCACATTTTTGCAGGAGTTTCGCGGCAAGAATGCGTCGATCGACGATTTTGAGAAACTAGCGTCGCGCATCGCCGGCCAGCCTATGAGGTACTTCTTTGCCCGCTGGGTCGAATCGACGGGCGTGCCGGAATTTTCGAGCGATTATCAGATCCTGCGAACGCGCGGCGGCAAATTCATTGCCCGCGGCACCGTAAAGCAGAACTACGACAATCTGCACTTGCCGGTCGATGTCGAACTCAGATCGGAGGGCGGCCTCGGCTCAAAGATCGAGACGCTGCAGATGGATGAGGCAAGCGCGGATTTCAGTATCGAGGCGACCGGCAAGCCGCTTGCCGTGATCATCGATCCGGGATACAAGCTGCTCAGGATCTCACCCGACCTGCGTATCTCATCGATCGCCCGCCGCGGGATCGAGCAATTCAAGGAAGGCAATTACCCTGAGGCACAGCAGCAGTTTGAAGAGGCTCTAAAACTCGACCGGTCAAATTCGTGGATCTACTATCACCTCGGCCTGCTATTCCTCGATCAGAGGAATTATGACCTGGCTATCGACAATTTCAAGGCCGCCCAGGGCGGCGACCTTGATCCGGCATGGCTCGCCGTCTGGTCGAACATCAAGATGGGCAACGCCTACGACGCAAAAGGCGACCGCACACGCGCCGTCGCCGCCTACAAACGCGCCGAGGCGACGGCCGATAACTACGACAACGCCCAGGACGCCGCAAAACGCTACATGGCAACGCCGTACGACCCGAAGGAAAAACAGAACCAAGCCGTCAGGTAA
- a CDS encoding ATP-binding protein, giving the protein MISSMREGIVVVGTGGKIFASNPAARRLLAEGADIDSRKIDELIADETVHSAFARAKSHGESTEVKIEIERRGDTRMYDLRTAPLSFAETREQRYAIGFFYDITRLERLEKVRQEFLSNVSHELRTPLTSILAFVETLNDGALEDKENSRRFLDVIRRNAERMHHLIDDVLELSLIEAGKVTVNPKMTQLAPLVDEVWSSLAGRAQKRGVTFENTVPATAAVHADSRRIEQILINLLSNAIKFNREGGTITVSFETSGDRARIHVADTGDGIAREHLPRIFERFYRTDTARSRELGGTGLGLAIVKHLARLHNGEVTVTSTVGKGSTFTLTLPAAATEHHAAPA; this is encoded by the coding sequence ATGATCAGCAGCATGCGCGAGGGAATTGTCGTCGTCGGGACGGGCGGCAAGATCTTTGCATCGAACCCCGCCGCGAGACGCCTGCTCGCCGAGGGTGCGGACATTGATTCGCGTAAGATCGACGAGCTCATTGCGGACGAGACGGTCCATTCGGCATTCGCACGTGCCAAATCGCACGGCGAGAGCACCGAGGTAAAGATCGAGATAGAGCGGCGGGGCGACACGCGCATGTACGACCTGCGAACGGCTCCGCTGAGCTTTGCCGAGACGCGCGAGCAGCGATACGCGATCGGCTTCTTTTACGACATCACGCGGCTCGAACGCCTCGAAAAGGTCCGGCAGGAATTCCTATCGAACGTTTCGCACGAGCTCCGAACGCCGCTGACCTCGATCCTCGCCTTTGTCGAGACGCTAAACGACGGCGCACTTGAGGACAAGGAGAATAGCCGCCGATTTCTCGACGTCATCCGCCGCAACGCCGAACGGATGCACCACCTGATCGACGACGTGCTAGAACTTTCGCTGATCGAGGCAGGAAAGGTGACGGTAAATCCAAAGATGACGCAGCTTGCACCGCTGGTCGATGAAGTGTGGTCTTCGCTCGCGGGCCGAGCGCAAAAGCGTGGCGTCACGTTCGAGAACACCGTTCCCGCTACGGCCGCCGTTCACGCGGATTCGCGGCGTATCGAGCAAATACTTATCAATCTCCTGAGCAACGCGATCAAGTTCAATCGCGAGGGCGGCACGATCACGGTTTCGTTCGAAACATCGGGCGACCGAGCCCGCATCCACGTCGCCGACACCGGGGACGGCATCGCCCGCGAACATCTGCCGCGCATTTTCGAACGCTTTTACCGCACAGACACCGCACGCTCGCGCGAGCTCGGCGGTACAGGGCTCGGCCTCGCCATTGTCAAACACCTTGCTCGCCTGCACAACGGCGAGGTTACGGTCACGTCCACCGTCGGCAAAGGCTCGACATTCACGCTCACATTGCCCGCCGCGGCGACTGAGCATCACGCAGCTCCAGCCTAA
- a CDS encoding NADAR family protein, with protein MTRIITLLMFALAAGAIQGQRLTDKTVVSDEFNFIAVFPEPPIKSEGPIETRFGKAYSRRWTLQLTGVFYELSVDDFQDLTVERNHKALNAFYDSVCSDFASQYGARCDNYYGKELFGEVGKHAGGRTKDLFVFVDMYLVNKRLYQLKHVMRTSMENDRQAARDLQDFQDKFVFVYRKANEEKYSYGLLPSISWMKRDSQNYPANWFASVNDRNRPAWEILPHEAKPGEVILSKRNELGILSNFAATPFEMDGKKYASVEGFWQMMLYPEGTRDERARDKRVIWKYTRDQVAQMTAFEAKQAGTLAEENMKTLGIDWVSYNGKRFPYRSQTPGEHYRLIVAAMRAKLEQNPEVKRILLATGDLILKPDHHGEENPPPEWRYYEIWMQLRLELRDAQSPRRAM; from the coding sequence GTGACTAGAATAATCACGCTGTTAATGTTTGCTCTGGCTGCGGGCGCTATTCAAGGCCAGCGCCTAACAGATAAGACTGTCGTATCAGATGAGTTCAACTTCATCGCGGTTTTTCCCGAGCCACCGATCAAATCCGAGGGCCCAATAGAGACGCGGTTCGGCAAAGCATATTCCAGACGTTGGACATTACAACTAACAGGCGTGTTCTACGAACTTTCGGTCGATGACTTTCAAGACCTGACAGTCGAGAGGAACCACAAGGCATTAAACGCGTTTTATGATTCGGTTTGTAGTGATTTTGCAAGCCAGTATGGAGCGAGGTGTGACAACTACTACGGCAAGGAATTGTTCGGCGAGGTTGGAAAGCATGCCGGAGGTCGCACAAAGGATCTATTTGTCTTTGTGGACATGTACCTAGTGAACAAGCGGCTTTACCAGTTAAAGCACGTGATGCGTACGTCCATGGAAAACGATAGACAGGCAGCGCGTGACCTACAAGACTTTCAAGACAAGTTTGTCTTCGTATACAGAAAGGCGAATGAAGAGAAATATAGCTATGGGCTGTTGCCTTCGATCTCCTGGATGAAACGTGATTCGCAGAACTATCCTGCGAACTGGTTCGCTTCGGTTAACGATCGCAACAGACCAGCGTGGGAAATTCTGCCGCATGAAGCGAAGCCGGGCGAGGTTATTTTGTCGAAGCGCAATGAGCTTGGTATCTTGTCGAACTTTGCGGCGACGCCGTTTGAGATGGACGGCAAAAAATACGCGAGCGTCGAGGGGTTTTGGCAGATGATGCTTTATCCGGAAGGGACGAGGGACGAGAGAGCGAGGGACAAGAGAGTTATTTGGAAGTATACGCGTGACCAAGTCGCACAGATGACGGCGTTCGAGGCGAAGCAGGCGGGGACGCTTGCCGAGGAGAACATGAAAACGCTCGGCATCGATTGGGTGAGCTACAACGGTAAGCGTTTTCCGTATCGTTCGCAGACGCCCGGCGAGCATTACCGTCTGATTGTCGCCGCGATGCGTGCAAAGCTCGAACAAAACCCCGAGGTCAAACGCATCCTGCTGGCGACGGGCGACCTTATTCTAAAGCCCGATCATCACGGCGAGGAGAATCCGCCGCCGGAGTGGAGATACTACGAGATCTGGATGCAGCTTAGGCTGGAGCTGCGTGATGCTCAGTCGCCGCGGCGGGCAATGTGA
- a CDS encoding response regulator transcription factor, translating to MNQRILIVEDDPDIAESIVYNLERFGLRTAVAESGEKGLRLALDGGSPPALIVLDLMLPGMSGMDVCKRLRRETLTEKTPIIILTAKAAEADKVQGLELGADDYMTKPFSVKELVARIRAVMRRSAEPGEPQYEDEGLSIDFVEMRVNCQGRDIKLTRKEFALLEALAKNPNGLAPRQKLLDDVWGYSYYGDTRTLDVHIRRLRQKLGECASRIETVVGVGYRFVGKK from the coding sequence ATGAACCAACGAATACTGATCGTTGAGGACGATCCCGATATCGCGGAGAGTATCGTTTACAACCTCGAGCGTTTCGGGCTACGGACGGCAGTCGCAGAAAGTGGCGAAAAGGGGTTGCGGCTCGCCCTGGACGGCGGATCTCCGCCGGCGCTCATCGTACTCGACCTAATGCTGCCGGGCATGAGCGGCATGGACGTTTGCAAACGCCTGCGCCGCGAGACGCTGACTGAAAAGACACCGATCATCATCCTCACGGCCAAGGCCGCCGAAGCGGACAAGGTACAGGGGCTAGAGTTGGGGGCCGATGATTACATGACCAAGCCGTTCTCGGTGAAAGAACTCGTCGCACGAATTCGGGCGGTAATGCGTCGCTCCGCCGAGCCGGGCGAACCGCAATACGAGGACGAAGGCTTGTCGATCGATTTTGTCGAGATGCGGGTGAATTGCCAGGGGCGCGACATTAAGCTGACACGCAAAGAGTTTGCACTGCTCGAGGCCCTCGCTAAGAATCCCAACGGCCTCGCCCCCAGGCAAAAGCTGCTCGACGACGTTTGGGGTTACAGTTATTACGGTGACACGCGAACGCTCGACGTGCACATTCGCCGGCTGCGTCAAAAGCTCGGTGAGTGCGCCTCGCGGATCGAGACGGTCGTCGGCGTTGGGTATCGGTTTGTCGGAAAGAAATGA
- a CDS encoding amino acid permease, whose product MATEPAETEVTTREGFVRGLGLLDATMIVAGSMIGSGIFIVSADIARQVGSPAWLLFVWFITGLLTVGAALSYGELAAMMPKAGGMYVYLKEAYAPFWGFLYGWTHFLVIGTATIAAVSVAFARFTGILIPQISETSYLIEPVRIGSSSYAFSLSTAQLLGIVMIVFLTWLNTRGLKLGKLVQNTFTFAKTGSLIALIVLGIAVGLISHGDIAAANFSDFWTVRGNLQDVGDGLTAVVAFGLFVGICVAQTNSLFSADAWHNVTFTAGEVRDPQRNLPLSLLFGTGGVIVLYLLANIAYLVTLRFEDIQKVASDRVGSASAEVIFPGVGATLMAVAIMISTFGCNNGLILAGPRAYYAMAKDGLFFQAVGRLNKFHVPAWGIIVQCVLAVFYVLPRTVKADGSYGSLYNDLLTYVISSALIFYILAIAAVFVLRVKQPDAERPYKAYGYPVVPALYVIGATVILAILFIYQTTATWPGLLIVLTGVPVYFIWRSVSGRHDSTEQ is encoded by the coding sequence ATGGCAACTGAGCCTGCGGAAACGGAAGTAACCACACGCGAAGGATTTGTGCGCGGCCTCGGGCTGCTCGATGCGACGATGATCGTCGCCGGATCGATGATCGGGTCGGGCATTTTTATTGTCTCAGCCGACATCGCTCGTCAGGTCGGCTCGCCCGCATGGCTGCTGTTCGTTTGGTTCATCACGGGACTGCTGACGGTCGGCGCGGCCCTCTCATACGGCGAATTGGCGGCGATGATGCCAAAGGCCGGCGGAATGTATGTCTATCTAAAGGAGGCGTATGCCCCGTTTTGGGGCTTTCTCTACGGCTGGACACACTTTCTCGTGATCGGCACAGCCACGATCGCTGCGGTTTCGGTCGCATTCGCACGTTTCACAGGGATCCTTATTCCACAGATATCTGAGACTAGCTACCTGATAGAGCCGGTCAGGATCGGTTCGTCGAGTTACGCCTTTTCGCTCTCGACGGCCCAGCTCCTCGGGATCGTCATGATCGTGTTCCTGACCTGGCTGAATACGCGCGGGCTTAAGCTCGGCAAGCTCGTGCAGAACACATTTACTTTTGCCAAGACCGGCTCGCTCATCGCGCTGATCGTGCTGGGCATTGCCGTCGGGCTGATATCTCATGGCGACATCGCGGCGGCTAATTTCAGCGATTTCTGGACAGTCCGGGGCAATCTGCAAGACGTCGGTGACGGCCTCACGGCGGTCGTCGCTTTCGGTCTCTTTGTCGGTATCTGCGTGGCCCAGACGAACTCGCTCTTTTCCGCCGATGCGTGGCATAACGTGACCTTTACGGCCGGTGAGGTGAGAGATCCGCAGCGCAATCTGCCGTTGTCGCTGCTTTTTGGCACCGGCGGCGTGATCGTCTTGTACCTGTTGGCGAATATTGCCTATCTAGTCACGCTTCGCTTTGAGGACATTCAAAAGGTTGCAAGCGATCGTGTCGGGTCAGCATCAGCCGAGGTGATCTTTCCCGGCGTTGGGGCGACATTGATGGCCGTTGCCATCATGATATCGACGTTTGGCTGCAATAATGGTCTGATACTTGCGGGGCCGCGTGCGTATTATGCCATGGCCAAGGACGGGCTTTTTTTCCAGGCTGTCGGCCGGCTGAATAAGTTTCACGTCCCGGCATGGGGCATCATTGTTCAGTGCGTCCTGGCGGTATTCTATGTTCTGCCGAGGACCGTCAAGGCTGACGGTTCCTATGGCAGCCTCTACAATGACCTGCTGACCTACGTTATCTCGTCGGCATTGATTTTTTACATTCTCGCTATCGCCGCGGTTTTTGTCCTCCGCGTGAAACAACCCGACGCCGAACGCCCGTATAAGGCCTACGGCTATCCGGTCGTGCCGGCGCTTTACGTTATCGGCGCAACCGTAATTCTCGCGATCCTCTTCATTTATCAGACGACCGCGACATGGCCGGGACTCTTGATCGTCCTGACGGGCGTGCCGGTGTACTTTATTTGGAGAAGCGTCTCAGGGAGACACGACTCGACCGAGCAATAA
- a CDS encoding TonB-dependent receptor, producing MIISKLFTGKLMLLCLAIIASGQVAGGLTGTVKDPNGDVIQGATVMVHYTATNLSRTVVTDEDGRWSVTVLPVGTYSVTYSKDGFKKASNANIEVEASVTRSIDVTLEVGVSDAFVNVLAEQPLVQTESAAISRQITGEQLVKTPTSTRSFTGLLGSESGVSSELSPVGVNGNGNISPSVNGARTTSTSLFFNGVDATNITSNEGSLTDNISPAPETLQEVKLQTSLYDASTGRSGGGNFQLVTKQGGNEFSGSAYYYLQNKAFNSNEFFLKQSGNEKPRADRTEMGFTVGGPIKHDKVFFFGGYQYTDAHTGLVPTARTRTVLPLAMSALGRDRSKAAIAAAFNQFNGCNGSDCLTPSDISDVAFRILNLRNPVTGGFYIPSISNFRNLNIVDQTGTGTYQYGMFPNITSRTLQRNNPLVEVVSVQPSLFTQHQFTGRIDAHLTSNNTLSGTLFYANFPGLDSFPDPNSLASPTTLQRNDRNRTLSIGDTHIFSPRFINEVRFGFFSLNNTRSLTDDFSTGDFTNGSIGVNNPASTFDSSVATTRLGHYTGRNNLANFSFGGPNDSFNQRKQTTYSFGNNANWMFGNHNLKFGAEFKSHRFQTNLPEEQATEFEKFDSFTQLLTGNATEADTQYGITDKDFRFRDYGFYITDDWKIGRKLTVNVGLRYELFMWPTEKNGRIGNFDLEPFLPCFTATGGSNTLCDDPSPGFIVPSNVASTNVAIVDSAISVTARTNNKHTLKGQDTNNLAPRIGLAFAATNKLVFRGGYGMFYDRPSAAFINTVFSNYPFLREVEITVPSGNVSIPSAFSGVPTNIPLNQWLPFRIVRGSGATGTYSIRDNTPVFVDSRGTPNGASCVPATGVGCTRGNIAETFEFRAVDRNLKTPLIHQWNVGVQYELANNLMFEARYVGTKGRNLLIATALNQGFDLNDPNTPDHIYERFNQAYVAAGAPNGPLNAGSTARARGTGVAFGFLNTATGRPDLNLSAANGTFINFEARVPILGFNVPEALLLQSKGYSDYHGGQFSLTKRMSRGLQFNVAYTLSRSHDVMSTDPGSTAGSGKPDVPNSGFIAQGDSRNLEANRALSDFDRTHRLSANFVWEIPAGRLSNRFVKGWSLSGFFQAQSGTPFTVFASEPELGNVSQMTLPVNATDLQYLQWLARGSGGMYRPGFGRPNVICPLSQAVGSVSSSNLNVIDRQCFSSPMGRFGDLGRNTFRGPSQRRFDVSLAKNTKLTERMSLELGFDLFNILNTVNFANPNSDLQDAVDFGVVTNTVGGPRVGQFRARLKF from the coding sequence ATGATCATAAGCAAACTATTCACGGGAAAACTAATGTTGTTGTGTTTGGCCATCATCGCGTCCGGACAAGTGGCTGGTGGCCTGACCGGGACTGTCAAAGATCCGAACGGCGACGTCATCCAAGGGGCGACGGTAATGGTCCACTATACCGCTACAAACTTATCGCGAACTGTCGTTACCGATGAGGACGGCCGCTGGTCGGTGACCGTACTGCCCGTTGGCACATATTCGGTGACCTACTCGAAGGATGGCTTCAAGAAAGCATCCAACGCAAATATCGAGGTCGAGGCATCGGTAACGCGCTCGATCGATGTCACGCTTGAAGTGGGCGTCTCAGACGCCTTTGTCAACGTTCTTGCCGAACAGCCACTCGTTCAGACAGAATCGGCGGCCATCTCGCGGCAGATCACGGGCGAACAGCTTGTAAAGACGCCAACCTCGACACGTAGCTTTACCGGGCTGCTCGGTTCCGAGTCGGGCGTATCGTCTGAGCTTTCGCCGGTCGGTGTCAACGGTAACGGCAATATCTCGCCGTCGGTCAACGGTGCCCGGACGACGTCGACTAGCCTTTTCTTCAATGGCGTCGACGCTACCAATATCACAAGCAATGAGGGCAGCCTGACAGATAATATCTCGCCGGCCCCTGAGACGCTGCAGGAAGTCAAGCTCCAGACTTCGCTCTACGACGCGTCCACGGGACGCAGCGGCGGCGGAAACTTCCAGCTTGTCACCAAACAGGGCGGAAACGAATTCTCGGGATCGGCCTACTATTATCTGCAGAACAAAGCCTTTAACTCCAATGAGTTCTTTCTGAAGCAGAGCGGCAACGAAAAGCCACGTGCCGATCGGACTGAGATGGGCTTCACAGTAGGCGGCCCGATCAAACATGACAAGGTATTCTTCTTTGGCGGTTACCAGTATACCGATGCCCATACCGGCTTGGTGCCGACCGCAAGGACACGTACGGTGTTGCCGCTCGCGATGAGCGCGCTCGGAAGAGATCGTTCCAAGGCCGCAATCGCGGCAGCCTTTAATCAGTTCAACGGATGCAACGGTTCCGATTGCCTAACACCTTCCGACATTAGCGACGTCGCCTTTCGCATCCTAAACCTCAGGAACCCCGTTACAGGTGGATTCTATATCCCGAGTATTTCAAATTTCCGAAACCTTAATATCGTCGATCAGACTGGAACCGGCACCTATCAATACGGGATGTTCCCGAACATTACGTCGCGAACGCTGCAACGCAATAATCCGCTTGTCGAGGTCGTCAGTGTGCAGCCGTCGCTCTTTACGCAGCATCAGTTCACGGGTCGTATTGATGCACACTTGACCAGCAATAACACGCTTAGCGGAACACTCTTTTACGCAAACTTCCCGGGCCTCGATTCGTTCCCGGACCCAAACAGCCTGGCGTCACCAACCACACTTCAGCGTAACGACCGCAACCGTACGCTTTCGATTGGCGACACGCACATCTTCTCGCCAAGGTTCATTAATGAGGTTCGTTTTGGCTTCTTCTCGCTGAATAACACTCGCTCGCTTACCGATGACTTTTCAACAGGCGATTTCACCAACGGATCGATTGGCGTCAATAATCCCGCATCTACCTTCGACAGCAGTGTCGCTACGACGCGACTAGGGCACTACACCGGCCGAAACAACCTGGCCAACTTCTCATTCGGCGGCCCGAATGATTCATTCAACCAGCGGAAGCAAACAACCTACAGTTTCGGCAATAACGCCAATTGGATGTTTGGCAACCACAACCTAAAGTTTGGGGCCGAATTCAAGAGCCACAGGTTCCAGACCAATCTGCCAGAGGAACAGGCGACCGAGTTTGAGAAATTCGACTCGTTCACCCAGCTCCTGACCGGAAACGCGACCGAGGCCGATACGCAGTACGGCATTACGGACAAGGACTTTCGCTTCCGTGACTACGGTTTCTATATCACCGACGACTGGAAGATCGGCCGCAAGCTGACGGTGAATGTCGGGCTGAGATATGAACTGTTCATGTGGCCGACCGAGAAAAATGGGCGCATCGGAAACTTTGACCTTGAACCGTTCCTACCTTGCTTCACGGCCACGGGCGGTTCGAACACGCTTTGCGACGATCCGTCGCCAGGCTTCATCGTACCCAGCAATGTTGCCAGCACTAACGTCGCGATCGTTGACAGCGCGATCTCCGTTACGGCCCGAACCAACAACAAACACACGCTGAAGGGACAGGATACTAACAACTTGGCCCCACGCATTGGATTAGCGTTTGCCGCGACCAACAAGCTCGTCTTCCGAGGCGGATACGGCATGTTTTACGATAGGCCGTCGGCGGCTTTCATCAACACAGTATTCTCAAACTATCCATTCCTTCGCGAGGTCGAGATCACCGTGCCGAGCGGCAACGTATCGATTCCGTCTGCGTTCTCGGGCGTACCGACTAATATCCCGCTGAATCAGTGGCTTCCGTTCCGCATCGTTCGCGGTTCGGGCGCCACCGGTACATATTCGATCCGTGACAACACGCCGGTATTCGTCGATTCGCGCGGAACACCGAATGGTGCAAGTTGCGTCCCGGCAACCGGCGTTGGGTGTACCCGCGGAAACATTGCCGAGACGTTTGAGTTTCGGGCCGTCGACCGTAACCTTAAGACACCGCTGATCCATCAGTGGAATGTCGGTGTACAGTACGAACTTGCCAACAACCTGATGTTCGAGGCTCGCTATGTCGGAACAAAGGGCAGGAATCTCTTGATCGCCACTGCTCTGAATCAGGGGTTTGACCTGAATGATCCGAATACGCCGGATCATATCTATGAGCGATTCAATCAAGCATACGTCGCCGCCGGTGCGCCGAACGGACCGTTGAATGCTGGTTCCACCGCCAGAGCACGCGGCACAGGTGTCGCATTTGGCTTCCTCAATACAGCCACCGGACGACCAGACCTTAACCTATCGGCCGCGAACGGCACGTTCATCAACTTTGAGGCCCGTGTGCCTATCCTCGGCTTTAACGTGCCTGAGGCTCTGCTGCTCCAGTCAAAAGGGTATTCAGACTATCATGGTGGTCAGTTCAGCCTCACAAAGCGTATGTCGCGGGGGCTGCAGTTCAATGTCGCGTACACGCTCTCAAGATCGCACGACGTGATGTCGACCGATCCCGGAAGCACGGCCGGCAGTGGTAAGCCCGATGTGCCAAATAGCGGCTTCATCGCTCAAGGCGACTCGCGAAACCTCGAGGCTAACCGAGCTCTTTCGGATTTTGACCGGACGCATCGTCTTTCAGCAAACTTTGTATGGGAGATTCCCGCCGGAAGGTTAAGCAACCGGTTCGTGAAGGGCTGGAGTCTGTCGGGCTTCTTTCAGGCACAGTCGGGAACACCTTTCACCGTCTTCGCTTCCGAGCCCGAGCTCGGAAATGTCAGCCAGATGACGCTGCCCGTCAACGCCACCGATCTGCAGTATCTGCAATGGCTGGCACGCGGCTCGGGTGGAATGTATCGGCCCGGGTTTGGTCGGCCGAACGTGATCTGTCCGTTATCCCAAGCGGTTGGAAGCGTGAGCAGCAGCAACCTCAACGTAATCGATCGTCAGTGTTTTTCATCGCCGATGGGCAGATTTGGCGACCTCGGGCGCAACACCTTCCGCGGTCCCTCACAGCGGCGATTTGACGTCAGCCTGGCGAAGAATACCAAGCTCACCGAGCGAATGAGCCTTGAACTCGGCTTTGATCTGTTCAACATTCTAAACACGGTCAACTTTGCGAATCCGAACAGCGACCTACAGGATGCCGTTGATTTTGGCGTCGTGACAAACACGGTTGGCGGCCCGAGGGTCGGCCAGTTCAGGGCACGGCTCAAGTTCTGA